In the genome of Mytilus edulis chromosome 3, xbMytEdul2.2, whole genome shotgun sequence, one region contains:
- the LOC139518053 gene encoding probable inactive protein kinase DDB_G0270444, giving the protein MREFLLLPVILTFLQFRQSQSFSVQKRHTKSNSDLDNALEVLRRKRRRIDDSNIRTMYGDLASQYLPYDEYVPGGYNEDDVEKEDLADQYQLAKILNSYQDQYRDDTDNTNTQDQSSETETPTIEEIKEMFDEIDKNDAKDKVERSDSKSDKKSDKISQQQMDELLSEAAKVPTDNTKSSVDDKSKGNTPEPVSPDELKDVFKDTKTQEQQDGRGNANVGSISQEYVNNNQGISLQKKKKRMAKRDNNSEKEEETKDEMLLNLVQEVQELRGKVAKLQLVEYLEDKENDYLASALKAATLAQLGKAEPYLEDEYGDIQKALDIEETLQAIKEATEGSEEDEEEPVQEVTEKRSQPPFEDNLGVWYDEPVPGQEQGDAQQKLEDFVKQYRQRYDVEDENENDVEDENIVPENMPVPVIPTTEDICPQLDLLTSNCEVASLLDIDDEARDLCNRHEVCYICGATVGLTQQDCDTGFRSETVERCRTSHCIQSGAEFLWFIKQDHKFTNRFIEQCDAACVKKYIVGE; this is encoded by the exons ATGAGAGAATTTTTGTTATTACCGGTTATTCTTACATTCCTACAATTTAGACAGAGTCAATCATTTTCTGTTCAAAAACGACACACAAAGTCAAATTCAGATTTAGATAATGCTTTAGAAGTGTTGAGAAGAAAACGGAGACGGATTGATGATTCTAATATACGAACAATGTATGGAGATTTAGCAAGTCAGTATTTGCCTTATGATGAATATGTTCCAGGTGGATATAACGAAGATGATGTTGAAAAAGAAGATCTAGCAGATCAGTATCAACTTGCTAAAATCCTCAATTCATATCAAGACCAATATAGAGATGACACCGATAATACTAATACACAAGATCAGTCAAGTGAAACGGAAACACCAACAATTGAGGAAATTAAAGAGATGTTTGATGAGATTGATAAAAATGACGCAAAGGATAAAGTTGAACGCTCAGATTCAAAATCTGAtaagaaaagtgataaaatttcacaACAACAAATGGATGAACTCTTATCTGAAGCAGCAAAAGTTCCCACTGATAATACAAAATCGTCAGTAGATGACAAAAGCAAAGGAAATACGCCAGAACCAGTTTCACCTGACGAGCTGAAAGATGTCTTTAAAGACACAAAAACTCAGGAACAACAAGACGGTCGGGGGAACGCAAACGTCGGATCAATCAGTCAAGAATACGTTAATAATAATCAaggcatttctttacaaaaaaagaagaaacgtATGGCAAAGCGAGATAACAACTCAGAAAAAGAAGAAGAGACAAAAGATGAAATGCTTTTAAATCTTGTCCAGGAAGTACAAGAACTACGTGGAAAGGTTGCTAAACTACAGCTTGTAGAATATCTTGAAGACAAAGAGAATGATTATTTAGCTTCTGCTTTAAAAGCAGCTACACTAGCTCAACTAGGAAAAGCTGAACCATATCTTGAAGATGAATACGGGGATATTCAGAAAGCTCTCGACATAGAAGAGACCCTTCAAGCTATTAAAGAAGCAACTGAAGGCTCAGAGGAAGACGAAGAGGAACCAGTTCAAGAAGTTACTGAAAAACGTAGTCAGCCGCCTTTTGAAGACAACCTAGGTGTGTGGTATGATGAACCTGTTCCTGGCCAAGAACAAG GAGATGCTCAGCAGAAGTTAGAGGACTTTGTGAAGCAATACAGACAAAGATATGATGTTGAAGACGAAAATGAAAATG ATGTTGAAGATGAAAACATTGTTCCCGAAAACATGCCTGTTCCAGTCATCCCGACTACAGAGG atatCTGTCCACAGCTTGACCTTTTAACCTCAAACTGTGAGGTTGCTTCTTTACTTGATATTGACGATGAGGCAAGAGATTTGTGTAACAGACATGAAGTTTGTTATATCTGT GGAGCAACTGTAGGATTAACTCAACAAGACTGTGATACTGGATTCCGATCAGAAACAGTAGAAAGATGTAGAACCAGTCACTGTATACAGTCTGGAGCAGAGTTCTTGTGGTTTATCAAGCAAGACCACAAATTCACCAACAGGTTCATTGAACAATGTGATGCTGCATGCGTTAAAAAATACATCGTTGGTGAATAG